ACGGCGCTGCTGCACATTCCGCTGGGCGACTTCAACCGCGGTGCGGCGCCCCAGCCGCCCTTTGCCTTCGCGGGCGAGCGCATCGCTCCCAACATCTGCTATGAAGACCTGTTCGGTGAAGAGCTGGCGCTGCGCTTTGCCGATGCGCGCCAGGCGCCCACCCTGATGGTCAACCTGAGCAACATCGCCTGGTTCGGCGACACGCTGGCACTGGAGCAGCACCTGGCCATCAGCCGCATGCGCGCGCTGGAGTTCGCGCGGCCCATGGTGCGCGCCACCAACACCGGCATGACCGCGGTCATCGACCACCACGGGCAGGTGCAGGCCTTGCTGGCGCCCTTCGAGCGCGCGGTGCTGCAGGCGCGCGTGCGCGGCGTGGACGGGCCTGGCACGCCTTATGCCCGCTGGGCGGGCCGCTGGGGCCTGGCGCCGCTGTGGATCGCGGCGCTGCTGGTGCTGCTGGCCGCCGCGCTGATGCAGCCTCGGCGCAACAACGGATAATCCTCTTTTTGTCCACGCGCGCCGCCCACGTGGCGCGCTGCCTGAGAAGCAAGCACCTACATGGCCGAATCCTTTTCCTACGACCAGCTCATTGCCTCGGGCGAAGGGCGCCTGTTCGGCCCCGACGCCGGGCGCCTGCCGCTGCCGCCGATGCTGATGTTCGACCGCATCACCACCATCGACCAGGACGGCGGCATCCACAACCAGGGCAGGATCGTGGCGGAACTGGACGTGCGTCCCGATCTGTGGTTCTTCGAATGCCACTTTCGCGGCGACCCGGTCATGCCCGGCTGTCTGGGGCTCGATGCGATGTGGCAGCTCATCGGCTTCTACCTGACCTGGCTGCGCCTGCCCGGGCGCGGGCGCGCCCTGGGCGCGGGCGAGGTCAAGTTCACCGGCGAGGTCGGGCCGGAGGTGAAGCTGGTCACCTACGAGATCGACATCAAGCGGGTGATACGGCGTAAGCTGCACATGGCCATAGGCGATGCGCGGCTGCTGGCCGACGGCAAGGAAATCTACGTGGCCCACGATCTGCGCGTCGGCTTGTTCCTGCGCGAAGAGGGCAGCAAGGACGCGGCATGAACAGGAAGCGGGTGGTCATCACCGGCGCGGGCATCGTCTCGTGCATCGGCAACGACCTCAAGACGGTGGAAGCGGCGCTGCGCGAAGGCCGCAGCGGCATCGAGGCAGTGCCCGAGTTCGCCGAGCTGGGCCTGCGCAGCCAGGTGGCGGGCGTGCCGCACATCGACATCGAAGCGCGCATCGACCGCAAGCAGTTGCGCTTCATGGGCGAAGCCGCGGCCTATGCGCAGATTGCGCTGCAGGACGCCATCGCCCAGGCGGGGCTCGCCCCGTCCGAGGTCAGCCACCCGCGCACCGGCCTCATCATGGGTTCGGGCGGGGGCTCGCCCGCCAACCAGATCGAGGCGGCCGATACGCTGCGCAGCAAGGGCATACGGCGCGTCGGCCCCTATCAGGTCACGCGCTGCATGAGCTCCACCGTCTCGGCGTGCCTGGCCACCAACTTCAAGGTCAAGGGCATCAACTACTCCATCACCTCGGCCTGTTCCACCTCGGCGCACTGCATGGGCGCGGCGGCGCAGCAGATTGCCTGGGGCCAGCAGGACGTGGTGTTCGCCGGCGGCGGCGAAGAGCTCTCCTGGGGCATGGCCATGCTGTTTGACGGCATGGGCGCAATGTCCAGCAAGTACAACGCCACGCCGCAAAAGGCCTCGCGCGCCTACGACGCCGAGCGCGACGGCTTCGTCATCGCCGGGGGCGGCGGCGCGGTGGTGCTCGAAAGCCTGGAACATGCCCGGGCGCGCGGCGCCACCATCTATGCCGAGCTCGTCGGCTTCGGCGCCACGAGCGATGGCGAGGACATGGTCGCCCCCTCCGGCGAGGGCGCGATGGCCTGCATGCGCCAGGCGATCGCGGGGCTCGACGGCCCCATCGACTACATCAACACCCACGGTACCTCGACGCCCGTGGGCGACATGCAGGAAGTGCGGGCGATGCAGGCGGTGTTTGGCGACAGCGTGCCGCCGTTTTCCAGCACCAAGTCGCTCACCGGCCACTCGCTGGGCGCGACCGGCGTGCAGGAGGCCATCTATTGCATGCTGATGCTGCAGGGCGGCTTCGTTGCCGGCTCGATCAACGTCGATACGCCCGACCCGCAGCTCGCCGACATGCCGCTCGTCACCGCCACGCGGGACGCACGGCTCACCACCGTACTGTCCAACAGTTTCGGCTTTGGCGGCACCAACGCCAGTCTGGTGCTGCGCCGCTGGGACGGCGCCTGAACCCTGCCGCTGCGGCCCTGCGTATCGGCCGGCAAGAGGATTGCATTCAGCGACGCAGCTGCAGCACCAGCGGCAGCACCACCGATGCCCAGCGCGCCAGGCGCCGGGGCCCGGCTACCGCCAGCGCTGCGAGCGCTCCCGCCATGACCAGCGGATGCTGGTGGGCAAAGCCGCTCACGCGGGCGAGCAGCGGCTCGGACGTCTGCGCGCCGGCGGCCACCGCACGCAGGCCGGCGTTGCCGGCACGGTGGTCTCGGCGGTCCTGGCGGCGCTGGCGCCAGCGGGCGCGCTGCGCGGTGATGCGGTCGATCAGCTGCTGCTGCTGCGCCGTACGGGGCAAGGGCCGCTTCATGGCAGTTGCTCCCGCAAGGCCTGCCAGTCCTGCGCGAGCTCATGGCGCGTGAGGGCAAACAGCTGGCGCGCCTGGCGCGCGGTGAAATACAAGGCCAGCAGCAAGACCACGCAAGCCAGCGCCCAGGCCAGCACCAGCAGCCACGCCACGGCGCTGCGCTGCGGCGTGTCCCAGTACTGCACCAGCACGGCCAGCGACAGGCACAGCAACGTGCCCAGCGCCAGCGCGCCCAGCAGCACCAGCAGCAGCGCCAGCCGCCACAGGTAGTGGCGCTGCTCGGCCCATTCCAGCCGCGCCAGCGCCAGCCGGTCCTGGCCGGCGCCGGCGGCTTCGCTCAGGCGTTGGCGCCAGTGCGCCGCAAGCCCGTCCAGACCCAGCAGGGCAGTCCAGTTCATGCGTGCCAGACAGTCTGCGGGCGCACTCAGCGGCGCGCCAGCAGAAAGCCCACCAGCGCGCCCACGGCCAGTGCGGCGCTCGCCACGCGCCAGGGTTCGTCGTGGGCGTAGCTGTCGGCGGCGCGGGCAGCGTCCATCGCGCGCTGGGCGGTGTCCTGGGCGGCGCGCACCGTGGCGTCGCGCACGCTCTGCACGCCGTCTTCCAGGCGCTGGCGCACCTGCTTGATCGCGGGGATGTCGTCCAGCTCCTTGCTGGCCAGCAATTCGCGCAGGTCGCCAACCAGGCGCTCGAGTTCGCCTTCGGTCGTGCTGGCGATTTCGGATTTGGTCTTGGTGGGCATGGGCGGGGCCTTTCTCGAATGAACAATGCGGCCGCGGAGCCGGGCAGCCCGGCCCTGCAGCGGTCTTCATCTTAGCGAACTGCCAGGGCACTGTCTTTGCCGTTGCAAGCTGACGCGATGCTTGCGCTGCTACCATGGCGGCGCAAACTTGACCGGGAAGAGGCCTGCGGCTCCACCGAGGCAAGGCTGAACAAGTCCCCGCGATGGCGCGCGCCCGGCATGGGGATGGGCTGCAAGGCGCAAACCGGAGCAACAGCCGAAGCTATTGCGAGGATTTGCAAGGCCGCGGGCCGCGGCAGGCTGGGATGCGCGACGCGCGAAGGGCTTGTTCAGCCTTGCCCTAAAATCGCCGCCGCGCCATGGCGCTTCAAAGGGACGCAGCGCCATGATCTGGCACTCTGTCCTGTTCACCCCAAGCGGCCCGACACCATGGGCACAAGGAGACAGTGGATGACTTCACCTGCAGCGCTCAGGTTGCACATACCTGAGCCCACGGGTCGGCCGGGCGGCACGACCGATTTTTCCTATCTTTTGCTCTCCGAAGCGGGCGAAGTCCCGCGGCCCGCGCCGGACGTGCCCGCCGCGGCCACCGCATCCATGGCCAAGAGCCTGGTGCGCGTGCTCGACCACGAGGGCAGGGCCCAGGGCCCCTGGGCGCCGGCCATCCACCCCGAGCGCCTGCGCCGCGGCTTGCGCGCCATGGTCAAGACGCGCCTGTTCGACGCGCGCATGCAGATCGCGCAGCGCCAGAAAAAGCTCTCCTTCTACATGCAATGCCTGGGAGAAGAAGCGATCGCGATCGCCCATGCCCAGGCGCTGCAGGAAGGCGACATGTGCTTTCCCACCTACCGCCAGCAGGGCCTGCTGCTCTCGCGCGACGACATCTCGCTGGTAGAGATCATCTGCCAGCTCATGAGCAACGCGCGCGATCCGCTCAAGGGACGCCAGCTGCCGGTGCTCTACTCCTACAAGCGCGCGGGCTTCTTCTCCACCTCGGGCAACCTCGCCACCCAGGTGCCCCAGGCCGTGGGCTGGGCCATGGCCTCGGCCATCAAGGGCGACACCAAGATCGCCTCCGCCTGGATCGGCGACGGCTCCACCGCCGAGGCGGACTTTCACACCGCGCTCACCTTCGCCCATGTGTACCGCGCGCCGGTCATCATCAACGTGGTCAACAACCAGTGGGCGATTTCCTCCTTCCAGGCGATTGCCGGCGGCGAAGGCACCACCTTCGCCCAGCGCGGCGTGGGCGTGGGCCTGGCTTCGCTGCGCGTCGATGGCAACGACTTCCTGGCCGTCTACGCCGCCTCGCAGTGGGCGGCCGAGCGCGCGCGCACCAACCACGGCGCGACGCTGATCGAATGGGTGACCTACCGCGGTGGCGCGCATTCCACCTCGGACGATCCCTCCAAGTACCGTCCGGCCGACGACTGGCAGCGCTTCCCCCTGGGCGACCCGATCGCGCGCCTGAAGCAGCACCTGATCGGCATCGGCGAATGGAGCGAGGCGCAGCACGAGGAAATGGGCAAGGAGCTGGAGGCCCAGATCATCGCCGCGCAGAAGGAGGCCGAGAGCTACGGCACGCTGCTCGACGGCCGCGTGCCCAGCGCCGCGACGATGTTCGAGGACGTCTTCAAGGACATGCCGGAGCACCTGCGCCGGCAGCGCCAGCAACTGGGGGTTTGAGCCATGAGTACCGACATTCAGACCCAGGGCGCGAGCGTGCCCATGACCATGGTGCAGGCGCTGCGCTCGGCGCACGACGTGATGATGGGGCGCGACGAGGACGTGGTCGTCTACGGCGAGGACGTGGGCTACTTCGGCGGGGTGTTTCGCGTCACCGAAGGCCTGCAGGCCAAGTATGGCAAGACGCGCTGCTTTGATGCGCCGATTTCCGAATCGGGCATCGTCGCCACGGCCCTGGGGATGGCCGCCTACGGCCTCAAGCCCGTGGTCGAGATCCAGTTTGCCGACTACTTCTACCCGGCCATGGACCAGATCGTCTCCGAGGTCGCACGCCTGCGCCACCGCTCGGCCGGCGACTTCGCCGCGCCCATGGTGATCCGCATGCCCTGCGGCGGCGGCATCTACGGTGGACAGACGCACAGCCAGAGCCCCGAGGCGGTGTTCACCCACATCTGCGGCATCCGCACGGTGATGCCGAGCAACCCCTATGACGCCAAGGGCCTGTTGATCGCCTCCATCGAGAGCGAGGACCCGGTCGTCTTCCTCGAGCCCAAGCGCCTGTACAACGGGCCGTTCGATGGCCGCCACGACCAGCCGGTCGTGCCCTGGTCCAAACACGACATGGGCAAGGTGCCCGAGGGCTACTACAAGGTGCCGCTGGAGAGCGCCGCGGTGTTCCGTCCCGGCAAGGCGGTGACGGTGCTGACCTACGGCACCATGGTCTGGGTGGCCGAGCGCGCCGCGATCGACACCGGCATCGACGCCGAGATCATCGACCTGCGCTCCATCTGGCCGCTGGACCTGGAGACCATCGTCAACTCCGTCAGGAAGACCGGACGCTGCGTGGTGGTGCACGAGGCCACGCGCACCAGCGGCTTCGGCGCCGAGCTCACGGCGCTGGTGCAGGAGCACTGCTTCTACCACCTGGAGGCGCCGATCGAGCGCGTCTGCGGCTGGGACACGCCCTACCCGCATGCCCAGGAATGGGCCTATTTCCCCGGCCCGGCACGCGTCGGCGCCGCCCTCAAGCGCGCAGTGGAGGTCTGAGCCATGGGTATCTACATCATCCGCGTGCCCGACATCGGCGAGGGCATCGCCGAAGTGGAAATCGCCGCCTGGCATGTGAAGGAGGGCGACACGGTCGCCGAGGACCAGGTCATCGCCGACATCATGACCGACAAGGCCTCGGTGGAAGTGCCCTGTCACATGCACGGCAAGGTGCTGCAGCTCGGTGGCAAGGTGGGCGACGTGCTCGCCGTGGGCGCCGAACTGGTGCGCCTGGAAGTCGAGGGCGAAGGCAATCTGAAGGAGGGTGCTTCACCCCTTCCCCCCGTGGGGGAAGGCGGGGATGGGGGCGCGGCGCCGGCGGGAGCGGCGAAGGTTTCTGCGCCGGCAGCAAGCCCCCACCCCAACCCTCCCCCTAAGGGGGAGGGAGCCGCCGCGCCGGCGCCATCTGCGGCACTCGGCGCATCGAAGAAGAGCGCTGCTGCGCCTGCACGCGCAGCAGCGCCGCACGCGACGCGCAAGGAAGGCGAGCGCCCGCTCGCTGCCCCCTCGGTGCGCCAGCGCGCGCTGGACATGGGCATAGAGCTGCGCCTGGTGGCCGGCAGCGGCCCGGCCGGGCGCATCCTGCATGAAGACCTGGATGCCTTTGCCGCACGCGGCGGCGCCCCGGCGCCCGGTGGCTCCATCTACGTGGAGCGCCACGGCGAAGAGGACATTCCGGTCATCGGCCTGCGCCGCAAGATCGCGCAGAAGATGCAGGAATCCAAGCGCCGCATCCCGCACTTCAGCTACGTCGAGGAGGTGGACGTCACCGAACTCGAAGCCTTGCGCGCCCGCCTGAACAAGCTGCATGGCGCCACGCGCGGCAAGCTCACGCTGCTGCCCTTCCTGGTGCGTGCCATGGTGGTGGCGCTGCGCGACTTCCCGCAGATCAATGCGCGTTTCGATGACGACGCGGGCGTGGTCACGCGCTACGAGGCGGTGCATCTGGGCGTGGCCACGCAGACCGACGGCGGCCTGATGGTGCCCGTGCTGCGCCATGCCGAGGGCATGGACCTGTGGGCCTGCGCGGCCGGCATCGTGCGCATTGCCGAAGGCGCGCGCACCGGCAAGGCGCCGCGCGAGGAGCTGTCCGGCTCCACCATCACGCTCACCAGCCTGGGGCCGCTGGGCGGCGTGGTCAGCACGCCGGTGATCAACCACCCCGAGGTGGCCATCGTCGGCGTGAACCGCATCGTCGAGCGCCCGATGATCCGCGAAGGCCAGGTGGTCGCACGCCAGCTGATGAACCTGTCCTCATCGTTTGACCACCGCGTGGTCGACGGCATGGATGCGGCGCGCTTCATCCAGGCCGTGCGCAGCCTGCTGGAAGCTCCGGCGCTGCTTTTCATCGAATGACCGCGGGAGGCAAGAGAACATGAAGGAAATTTCCACCAAACTGCTGGTCATCGGCGGCGGCCCCGGCGGCTACGTCGCGGCGATCCGTGCCGGGCAGCTCGGCGTGCCCACGGTGCTGGCCGAGGGCGCGAGCCTGGGCGGCACCTGCCTGAACATCGGCTGCATTCCGTCCAAGGCGCTGATCCACGCGGCGCACGACTTCGAGCAGGCGCGCCTGCAGGCGGCGGGCAACTCCCCCATGGGCATACGCGTGAGCGAGCCCACCCTGGATCTGGCGGAGACCGTGCGCTGGAAGGATGGCATCGTCAAGCGCCTGACCTCGGGCGTCGGCGCGCTCCTGCGCAAGGCCGGCGTGCAGGTGCTGGCGGGCTGGGCCACGGTTGAAGACGGCAAGACCGCGGTGGTGCAGCTCGAGGGCGAAGCGGTGCGCGTGCGCTGCGAGCACCTCCTGATTGCCACCGGTTCCGAACCCGTGGCGCTGCCCAGCATGCCCTTTGGCGGTGCGATCTGGTCCTCGACCGACGCGCTCTCGCCCACCGAGCTGCCCAGGCGGCTGGTGGTCGTCGGTGCGGGCTACATCGGCCTGGAGCTGAGCTTCGCCTACCGCAAGCTCGGCACCGAGGTCACCGTGGTCGAGGCCGCGCCCGACATCCTGCCGCGCTACGACGAAGCCTTGACCAAGCCCGTGCTCGACAGCCTGAAAAAGGCCGGCGTGGTGCTGCACCTGGGCTGCAGCGTGGCCGGCTGGGACGCCAAGAACGGCGTGCACGTGCGCAATGCCAACGCCGACGAGTTCGCGCTGCCGGCCGACAAGGTACTGGTGGCCGTGGGCCGTCGTCCGCGCGCCACCGGCTTTGGCATCGACAGCCTGCAGCTCACCATGAACGGCCGCGCCATTGCCATCGACGCGCACTGCGCCACCTCGATGCGGGGCGTCTGGGCCATAGGCGACGTGACCGGCGAACCCGTGCTGGCGCACCGCGCCATGGCCCAGGGCGAATGCGTGGCTGAGCAGATCGCGGGCAAGGCGCGGCGCTTCGAGCCCATGGCCATCCCGGCCGTGTGCTTTACCGACCCCGAGGTGGTCATCACCGGCCTGACCGCGCAGGAGGCCAGCGCCGCCGGCATCGAGACCGTGGAGGCGAGCTTCCCCTTCGCCGCCAACGGCCGCGCCATGACCCTGGGCGCCGAGGGCGGCTTCGTGCGCGTGCTCGCGCGCAAGAGCGACCACGTCATCATCGGCTGGCATGCGGTGGGCCGCAGCGTCTCGGAGCTGTCGGCGGCCTTCGGGCAGTCCATCGAGATGGGCGCGCGGCTGGAGGACGTGGCGGGCACGATCCACGCGCACCCGACGCTGGGCGAGGCGGTGCAGGAAGCTGCGATGCGGGCGCTGGGGCATTCGCTGCACATCTGATTGATCGTCCGCGGGCGGCGCTGCGCCTGCCCTGCCTCTCTCCCTTCCCCTTTGGGGGAGGGCAGGGGTGGGGGCCAGCGGCGCTGGAAAAATCAGCACCATTTGCCCTGCAGGCGCTGCGGGCCGGGTCTCGCCCCGGCCAGAGGGCGAGGGAGAACGTCCGGGCAGCTCTCCCCCGCGACCCAGGCAAGGGGAGAAACTCCCCACCCCCTAAAATCCCCCTTTCCGCGTGCGCCCTCGCCGCACCCCTGGACCGCCATGCAGACCTTCCAAGACATCATCCTCCAGCTCCAGACCTACTGGGCCGCACAGGGCTGTGCCCTTTTGCAGCCCTACGACATGGAAGTCGGCGCGGGTACGTCGCATACAGCTACGTTCTTGAGAGCGCTCGGGCCGGAGCCCTGGAAGGCCGCCTACGTCCAGCCCAGCCGCCGGCCCAAGGACGGGCGCTATGGCGACAACCCCAACCGCCTGCAGCATTACTATCAGTATCAGGTGGTGCTCAAGCCCGCGCCGGCCAACATCCTGGACCTGTACCTGGGCAGCCTGACGGCGCTGGGGTTCGACCTGAAGAAGAACGACATCCGCTTCGTCGAGGACGACTGGGAAAACCCCACGCTCGGCGCCTGGGGC
This portion of the Comamonas flocculans genome encodes:
- the fabA gene encoding bifunctional 3-hydroxydecanoyl-ACP dehydratase/trans-2-decenoyl-ACP isomerase, with translation MAESFSYDQLIASGEGRLFGPDAGRLPLPPMLMFDRITTIDQDGGIHNQGRIVAELDVRPDLWFFECHFRGDPVMPGCLGLDAMWQLIGFYLTWLRLPGRGRALGAGEVKFTGEVGPEVKLVTYEIDIKRVIRRKLHMAIGDARLLADGKEIYVAHDLRVGLFLREEGSKDAA
- the fabB gene encoding beta-ketoacyl-ACP synthase I; translation: MNRKRVVITGAGIVSCIGNDLKTVEAALREGRSGIEAVPEFAELGLRSQVAGVPHIDIEARIDRKQLRFMGEAAAYAQIALQDAIAQAGLAPSEVSHPRTGLIMGSGGGSPANQIEAADTLRSKGIRRVGPYQVTRCMSSTVSACLATNFKVKGINYSITSACSTSAHCMGAAAQQIAWGQQDVVFAGGGEELSWGMAMLFDGMGAMSSKYNATPQKASRAYDAERDGFVIAGGGGAVVLESLEHARARGATIYAELVGFGATSDGEDMVAPSGEGAMACMRQAIAGLDGPIDYINTHGTSTPVGDMQEVRAMQAVFGDSVPPFSSTKSLTGHSLGATGVQEAIYCMLMLQGGFVAGSINVDTPDPQLADMPLVTATRDARLTTVLSNSFGFGGTNASLVLRRWDGA
- a CDS encoding phage holin family protein, whose amino-acid sequence is MNWTALLGLDGLAAHWRQRLSEAAGAGQDRLALARLEWAEQRHYLWRLALLLVLLGALALGTLLCLSLAVLVQYWDTPQRSAVAWLLVLAWALACVVLLLALYFTARQARQLFALTRHELAQDWQALREQLP
- a CDS encoding DUF883 family protein codes for the protein MPTKTKSEIASTTEGELERLVGDLRELLASKELDDIPAIKQVRQRLEDGVQSVRDATVRAAQDTAQRAMDAARAADSYAHDEPWRVASAALAVGALVGFLLARR
- a CDS encoding thiamine pyrophosphate-dependent enzyme, which gives rise to MTSPAALRLHIPEPTGRPGGTTDFSYLLLSEAGEVPRPAPDVPAAATASMAKSLVRVLDHEGRAQGPWAPAIHPERLRRGLRAMVKTRLFDARMQIAQRQKKLSFYMQCLGEEAIAIAHAQALQEGDMCFPTYRQQGLLLSRDDISLVEIICQLMSNARDPLKGRQLPVLYSYKRAGFFSTSGNLATQVPQAVGWAMASAIKGDTKIASAWIGDGSTAEADFHTALTFAHVYRAPVIINVVNNQWAISSFQAIAGGEGTTFAQRGVGVGLASLRVDGNDFLAVYAASQWAAERARTNHGATLIEWVTYRGGAHSTSDDPSKYRPADDWQRFPLGDPIARLKQHLIGIGEWSEAQHEEMGKELEAQIIAAQKEAESYGTLLDGRVPSAATMFEDVFKDMPEHLRRQRQQLGV
- a CDS encoding alpha-ketoacid dehydrogenase subunit beta, with protein sequence MSTDIQTQGASVPMTMVQALRSAHDVMMGRDEDVVVYGEDVGYFGGVFRVTEGLQAKYGKTRCFDAPISESGIVATALGMAAYGLKPVVEIQFADYFYPAMDQIVSEVARLRHRSAGDFAAPMVIRMPCGGGIYGGQTHSQSPEAVFTHICGIRTVMPSNPYDAKGLLIASIESEDPVVFLEPKRLYNGPFDGRHDQPVVPWSKHDMGKVPEGYYKVPLESAAVFRPGKAVTVLTYGTMVWVAERAAIDTGIDAEIIDLRSIWPLDLETIVNSVRKTGRCVVVHEATRTSGFGAELTALVQEHCFYHLEAPIERVCGWDTPYPHAQEWAYFPGPARVGAALKRAVEV
- a CDS encoding dihydrolipoamide acetyltransferase family protein produces the protein MGIYIIRVPDIGEGIAEVEIAAWHVKEGDTVAEDQVIADIMTDKASVEVPCHMHGKVLQLGGKVGDVLAVGAELVRLEVEGEGNLKEGASPLPPVGEGGDGGAAPAGAAKVSAPAASPHPNPPPKGEGAAAPAPSAALGASKKSAAAPARAAAPHATRKEGERPLAAPSVRQRALDMGIELRLVAGSGPAGRILHEDLDAFAARGGAPAPGGSIYVERHGEEDIPVIGLRRKIAQKMQESKRRIPHFSYVEEVDVTELEALRARLNKLHGATRGKLTLLPFLVRAMVVALRDFPQINARFDDDAGVVTRYEAVHLGVATQTDGGLMVPVLRHAEGMDLWACAAGIVRIAEGARTGKAPREELSGSTITLTSLGPLGGVVSTPVINHPEVAIVGVNRIVERPMIREGQVVARQLMNLSSSFDHRVVDGMDAARFIQAVRSLLEAPALLFIE
- the lpdA gene encoding dihydrolipoyl dehydrogenase gives rise to the protein MKEISTKLLVIGGGPGGYVAAIRAGQLGVPTVLAEGASLGGTCLNIGCIPSKALIHAAHDFEQARLQAAGNSPMGIRVSEPTLDLAETVRWKDGIVKRLTSGVGALLRKAGVQVLAGWATVEDGKTAVVQLEGEAVRVRCEHLLIATGSEPVALPSMPFGGAIWSSTDALSPTELPRRLVVVGAGYIGLELSFAYRKLGTEVTVVEAAPDILPRYDEALTKPVLDSLKKAGVVLHLGCSVAGWDAKNGVHVRNANADEFALPADKVLVAVGRRPRATGFGIDSLQLTMNGRAIAIDAHCATSMRGVWAIGDVTGEPVLAHRAMAQGECVAEQIAGKARRFEPMAIPAVCFTDPEVVITGLTAQEASAAGIETVEASFPFAANGRAMTLGAEGGFVRVLARKSDHVIIGWHAVGRSVSELSAAFGQSIEMGARLEDVAGTIHAHPTLGEAVQEAAMRALGHSLHI